The genomic segment CAAATCTCGTCGAAGCAAGCGGATGAATATGTTGTTTGCCGTTTTTTTCGGTAATGTCAGCAGTAATATGGAAAACATTTTTTAGCAAGTCAATCGTGAACACTTCTTTTGGTGTACCACTTTTCACTAAGCGACCATTTTCACAAACAAAGACATAATCACTGTAAATCGCAGCTTGATTTAAGTCATGTAACACTAAAACAATCGTTAAATTGTATTCTTTATTTAAATGAACAAGCAAATCTAATAGTTCTAGTTGATGAGCGATATCAAGATAGGTTGTTGGTTCATCAAGTAGTAGAATCGGCGTTTTTTGAGCTAATGCCATCGCAAGCCATGCCCGTTGTCGTTCACCGCCAGATAACGAATGGAGCGGTCGATATGCCAAATTTTCTAAGTTGCAAACTTTAATAGCCCACTGGATTACGGCCTCATCTTCATCTTGTAAGGTCGATAGAAAGCTTCGGTAAGGCAAGCGACCATACGCCACTAAATCATGAACAATGACATCTACTAGACCTTCTGGTGCCTGTGCTAACATCGTCATTTTTTTCGCTAGTTCTTTTGCTGAGATATCAGTAATGTTTTTTTCGCCTAATAAAATCTCCCCACTATC from the Listeria seeligeri serovar 1/2b str. SLCC3954 genome contains:
- a CDS encoding ABC transporter ATP-binding protein — translated: MKPALELKNISFSRKRDFQMSDINAAIPEGKITTLIGPNGSGKSTMLRLMMRLLTPDSGEILLGEKNITDISAKELAKKMTMLAQAPEGLVDVIVHDLVAYGRLPYRSFLSTLQDEDEAVIQWAIKVCNLENLAYRPLHSLSGGERQRAWLAMALAQKTPILLLDEPTTYLDIAHQLELLDLLVHLNKEYNLTIVLVLHDLNQAAIYSDYVFVCENGRLVKSGTPKEVFTIDLLKNVFHITADITEKNGKQHIHPLASTRFEY